The following proteins come from a genomic window of Actinomarinicola tropica:
- the clpS gene encoding ATP-dependent Clp protease adapter ClpS, with amino-acid sequence MGDLDAEIEGPWVVIVWNDPVNLMSYVTFVLQKLFGYSEEKATQLMLDVHHKGRAVVSSGSREKAELDVFRLHEHGLWATMQQD; translated from the coding sequence ATCGGCGACCTCGACGCCGAGATCGAGGGACCGTGGGTCGTGATCGTGTGGAACGACCCCGTCAACCTCATGTCCTACGTGACCTTCGTCCTCCAGAAGCTGTTCGGGTACAGCGAGGAGAAGGCCACCCAGCTGATGCTCGACGTGCACCACAAGGGTCGGGCCGTCGTCTCGAGCGGCAGCCGCGAGAAGGCCGAGCTCGACGTGTTCCGGCTCCACGAGCACGGCCTCTGGGCCACCATGCAGCAGGACTGA
- a CDS encoding cytochrome c oxidase subunit 3, with the protein MSAATPAVVTDLIPEAPPAEPARPRLLLIGTALTVGAIAMAFAGMFALYAVNRQEFGEGWIPDGAGTIPLTPASVMLVTLLMSSVTVQWVKWAIAHDDRMNTYLAAGITLVLSAAFLNQASFLYGWMGWEVAGEHAVQAVLIYAITGTQIVMLVVAMIFLALMSFRALGGQYSAKDHEGLTAAALFWHASVLAYAMIWAAIYNIK; encoded by the coding sequence ATGAGCGCCGCCACCCCCGCCGTCGTCACCGACCTCATCCCCGAGGCCCCGCCGGCCGAGCCGGCCCGGCCCCGGCTGCTGCTGATCGGCACCGCCCTCACCGTCGGCGCCATCGCCATGGCGTTCGCCGGCATGTTCGCCCTCTACGCCGTCAACCGCCAGGAGTTCGGCGAGGGGTGGATCCCCGACGGCGCCGGCACCATCCCCCTCACCCCGGCGTCGGTCATGCTCGTCACGCTGCTGATGTCGTCGGTCACCGTGCAGTGGGTCAAGTGGGCGATCGCCCACGACGACCGGATGAACACCTACCTCGCCGCGGGCATCACGCTCGTGCTGTCCGCCGCCTTCCTCAACCAGGCCTCCTTCCTCTACGGCTGGATGGGCTGGGAGGTCGCCGGCGAGCACGCGGTGCAGGCGGTGCTGATCTACGCCATCACCGGCACCCAGATCGTCATGCTCGTCGTGGCCATGATCTTCCTCGCCCTCATGTCCTTCCGGGCCCTCGGCGGCCAGTACTCCGCCAAGGACCACGAGGGACTGACCGCCGCCGCCCTGTTCTGGCACGCCAGCGTCCTCGCCTACGCCATGATCTGGGCGGCCATCTACAACATCAAGTAA
- a CDS encoding heme o synthase, with the protein MLTTGSPTLRAQIAGYVALTKPRIIELLLVTTVPTMIVAERGLPSIWLMVATVVGGTLAAGGANAINMYVDRDIDAVMERTKNRPLVTGVVTPRNALIFAVTIEVLAFAWLWAFVNLLSAVLAVAACLFYVFVYTLWLKRTSERNIVIGGAAGAAPVLIGWSAVTGTLDWAPVVLFAVIFYWTPPHFWALAVKYKDDYAAVDVPMLPSVASLKTTTTRIIGYTLLLWALTIVFWPVAEMGWVYGAAAVVLGGLFLWFAVALHRSGTTRAAMRLFGWSITYVTLLFGAMALDQFVEVPL; encoded by the coding sequence GTGCTCACGACCGGGTCACCGACGCTCCGCGCGCAGATCGCGGGCTACGTGGCGCTCACCAAGCCGAGGATCATCGAGCTCCTGCTCGTCACCACGGTCCCCACGATGATCGTGGCGGAGCGCGGCCTCCCCTCGATCTGGCTCATGGTGGCGACCGTCGTCGGCGGGACCCTGGCCGCGGGCGGCGCCAACGCCATCAACATGTACGTCGACCGCGACATCGACGCCGTGATGGAGCGCACGAAGAACCGCCCGCTCGTCACCGGCGTCGTGACCCCGCGGAACGCGCTGATCTTCGCCGTGACGATCGAGGTCCTCGCCTTCGCCTGGCTCTGGGCGTTCGTGAACCTGCTGAGCGCCGTCCTCGCCGTCGCCGCCTGCCTCTTCTACGTCTTCGTCTACACGCTGTGGCTGAAGCGCACGTCGGAGCGCAACATCGTCATCGGCGGCGCTGCGGGTGCCGCCCCGGTCCTCATCGGCTGGTCGGCGGTCACCGGCACCCTGGACTGGGCGCCGGTCGTCCTCTTCGCCGTCATCTTCTACTGGACGCCGCCCCACTTCTGGGCGCTGGCCGTGAAGTACAAGGACGACTACGCCGCGGTCGACGTGCCGATGCTGCCCTCGGTGGCCTCGCTCAAGACGACGACCACCCGCATCATCGGCTACACCCTGCTCCTGTGGGCCCTGACGATCGTCTTCTGGCCCGTGGCCGAGATGGGCTGGGTCTACGGCGCCGCCGCCGTCGTCCTCGGCGGCCTGTTCCTCTGGTTCGCGGTGGCCCTGCACCGCTCCGGCACCACGCGCGCGGCGATGCGGCTCTTCGGATGGTCGATCACCTACGTCACCCTGCTGTTCGGTGCGATGGCCCTCGACCAGTTCGTCGAGGTGCCGCTGTGA
- a CDS encoding COX15/CtaA family protein — protein sequence MARRTSPAERTVSPATFRRITLAVLVTQVVIVLTGAAVRLTGSGLGCSNWPNCTEERLVAPMEYNALIEFVNRLVSFPVLAAVLVALWAARRRTPYRSDLFTLSAVILGGVVAQVLIGAVVVWLHLLPSTVIVHFLISMVLIGTSVALHHRARADLDADGRPGGGRRAWVASRSHGLANLLVVGAGAVLVTGTLVTGSGPHGGDEEAERLGLFLPTITRVHAVTVWIFLAVLVVTLLVLRREGAPRTVLQAGTTILAVGVAQGSIGYLQYWNGVPELLVFLHIIGAMAVWGTAVWFRLEHAASARAGVDAGPVPVPAGGAT from the coding sequence GTGGCTCGCCGCACCTCCCCTGCCGAGCGGACGGTCTCGCCGGCGACGTTCCGGCGCATCACGCTGGCGGTCCTCGTCACCCAGGTCGTCATCGTGCTCACCGGTGCCGCGGTGCGGCTCACCGGCTCCGGCCTCGGCTGCTCCAACTGGCCGAACTGCACCGAGGAGCGGCTCGTCGCCCCGATGGAGTACAACGCGCTCATCGAGTTCGTGAACCGGCTGGTGTCCTTCCCCGTGCTCGCCGCGGTGCTGGTGGCCCTCTGGGCCGCCCGACGGCGCACCCCCTACCGGTCGGACCTGTTCACGCTCTCCGCCGTGATCCTCGGCGGCGTCGTCGCCCAGGTGCTGATCGGCGCCGTCGTCGTGTGGCTGCACCTCCTGCCCTCGACGGTGATCGTCCACTTCCTCATCTCGATGGTCCTCATCGGCACGTCGGTCGCGCTCCACCACCGAGCCAGGGCCGACCTCGACGCCGACGGCCGGCCGGGCGGGGGGCGTCGGGCGTGGGTCGCGAGCCGGTCGCACGGCCTGGCCAACCTGCTCGTCGTCGGCGCGGGCGCCGTCCTCGTGACCGGCACGCTCGTCACCGGGTCGGGCCCGCACGGCGGCGACGAGGAGGCCGAGCGGCTCGGCCTCTTCCTCCCGACGATCACCCGCGTGCACGCCGTCACCGTGTGGATCTTCCTCGCGGTGCTCGTCGTCACCCTGCTCGTCCTGCGTCGCGAAGGTGCGCCGCGCACGGTGCTGCAGGCCGGCACGACGATCCTCGCCGTCGGCGTCGCCCAGGGCTCGATCGGCTACCTCCAGTACTGGAACGGCGTGCCCGAGCTGCTCGTGTTCCTGCACATCATCGGCGCCATGGCCGTGTGGGGCACCGCCGTCTGGTTCCGCCTGGAGCACGCGGCCAGCGCGCGCGCCGGCGTCGACGCGGGTCCGGTGCCCGTCCCCGCGGGAGGTGCGACGTGA
- a CDS encoding cbb3-type cytochrome c oxidase subunit I, with the protein MTITETAPATGTTGTEAPAEGEFGDLANVVGTGDGARVGRMFLGGSFIGLVAALAVGLLLDIERTTVDSISLLDADVLTQMVSAHRIGLVVLFAIPALLGLAMVVVPLQVGATTLAFGRAANLAFWTWALGGALWIAGYLVGGGPGGSDLKGTDLWLLATIVVIAALLLATVCVVTTVLGLRTTGMTLRRTPLFSFSMLVAGSVWLLTFPVAIGSLLVIYIDHRYGQALFGANEAILPQLSWLVSQPQIYVIAIPVLGIIADVIPVFAGARQRMQGAVQVAIGLFGALAIGSWAQLGALRDDPMAIADDPLFVAMGVLAILPVLMVLALSGETMRGGLRPAAPVIGALTAGLVLVAATAAGAVHVVEPLDLMGTTWALGHLHLVVGSVIVAVFAGTWFWAPKVYGRLLVDGPGKLVPAVVALGSLLAGAAMLAAGALDQPDAPEVATARDGVEALNLAGAAGVALVLLGVLAGVAALFQGRRSSEDVPNDPWGGHTLEWATASPPVRGNFPEAPVVTDERPLFTETAQEDASA; encoded by the coding sequence ATGACGATCACCGAGACCGCACCGGCGACCGGCACCACCGGCACCGAGGCCCCCGCCGAGGGCGAGTTCGGCGATCTCGCCAACGTCGTCGGCACCGGCGACGGTGCCCGCGTCGGCCGGATGTTCCTCGGCGGCTCCTTCATCGGGCTCGTCGCCGCCCTGGCCGTCGGCCTGCTGCTCGACATCGAGCGCACGACGGTCGACAGCATCTCGCTGCTCGACGCCGACGTGCTCACCCAGATGGTGAGCGCCCACCGCATCGGGCTCGTCGTCCTGTTCGCCATCCCCGCGCTGCTCGGCCTGGCGATGGTGGTCGTGCCCCTCCAGGTCGGCGCCACCACGCTGGCCTTCGGGCGGGCGGCCAACCTCGCCTTCTGGACCTGGGCCCTCGGCGGCGCCCTGTGGATCGCCGGCTACCTCGTCGGCGGCGGCCCCGGCGGCAGCGACCTGAAGGGCACCGACCTGTGGCTGCTCGCCACGATCGTCGTGATCGCCGCCCTGCTGCTCGCCACCGTGTGCGTCGTCACCACCGTCCTCGGCCTGCGCACCACGGGCATGACCCTGCGCCGCACCCCGCTCTTCAGCTTCTCGATGCTCGTCGCCGGGTCGGTGTGGCTGCTGACCTTCCCCGTCGCCATCGGCAGCCTGCTCGTCATCTACATCGACCACCGGTACGGCCAGGCGCTCTTCGGCGCCAACGAGGCGATCCTCCCGCAGCTCTCCTGGCTCGTCTCCCAGCCGCAGATCTACGTGATCGCCATCCCCGTGCTCGGCATCATCGCCGACGTCATCCCCGTGTTCGCCGGTGCCCGGCAGCGGATGCAGGGTGCGGTCCAGGTCGCCATCGGCCTCTTCGGCGCCCTGGCCATCGGCTCGTGGGCCCAGCTCGGTGCGCTGCGCGACGACCCGATGGCGATCGCCGACGATCCGCTGTTCGTCGCCATGGGCGTGCTCGCCATCCTCCCGGTCCTGATGGTGCTCGCCCTCTCCGGCGAGACCATGCGCGGCGGCCTCCGCCCGGCCGCCCCGGTCATCGGCGCCCTCACCGCCGGCCTCGTGCTCGTCGCGGCCACCGCCGCCGGGGCCGTCCACGTCGTCGAACCCCTCGACCTCATGGGCACCACCTGGGCGCTCGGCCACCTCCACCTGGTCGTCGGCTCGGTGATCGTCGCGGTGTTCGCCGGCACGTGGTTCTGGGCCCCGAAGGTCTACGGCCGCCTCCTCGTCGACGGCCCGGGCAAGCTCGTCCCCGCCGTCGTCGCCCTCGGCTCCCTGCTCGCCGGCGCCGCCATGCTGGCCGCGGGTGCGCTCGACCAGCCTGACGCCCCCGAGGTCGCCACCGCTCGCGACGGCGTCGAGGCGCTGAACCTCGCTGGTGCGGCCGGCGTCGCCCTCGTCCTGCTCGGCGTGCTCGCCGGCGTCGCCGCCCTCTTCCAGGGCCGGCGCTCGAGCGAGGACGTCCCGAACGACCCGTGGGGCGGTCACACCCTGGAGTGGGCCACCGCCTCGCCCCCCGTCCGCGGCAACTTCCCCGAGGCGCCCGTCGTGACCGACGAGCGGCCGCTGTTCACCGAGACCGCCCAGGAGGACGCGTCGGCATGA
- a CDS encoding DUF2017 family protein, translating into MGRDGGFGFFDERWVRPAADDRYELAIPSGVQAMVLDLIARLDELLHSDADVIRRVFPTAYPDDPEREAGFQALVRGELIDRHLAAAQVIADTIREPTLDEAQLTSWMTALNAVRLILGTALDVQDDEPMQVDLDSEEGPAQMAYQVLSELVDDIVTALRTRL; encoded by the coding sequence GTGGGGCGCGACGGGGGGTTCGGGTTCTTCGACGAGCGGTGGGTGCGCCCCGCCGCCGACGACCGCTACGAGCTCGCGATCCCGAGCGGCGTGCAGGCGATGGTCCTCGACCTCATCGCCCGCCTCGACGAGCTGCTCCACAGCGACGCCGACGTGATCCGCCGCGTGTTCCCCACCGCCTACCCCGACGACCCCGAGCGGGAGGCCGGCTTCCAGGCCCTCGTGCGCGGCGAGCTGATCGACCGCCACCTCGCCGCCGCGCAGGTCATCGCCGACACGATCCGCGAGCCCACCCTCGACGAGGCGCAGCTCACGTCGTGGATGACCGCGCTCAACGCCGTGCGACTCATCCTCGGCACCGCGCTCGACGTGCAGGACGACGAGCCGATGCAGGTCGACCTCGACAGCGAGGAGGGTCCGGCGCAGATGGCGTACCAGGTGCTCAGCGAGCTGGTCGACGACATCGTGACCGCGCTGCGGACCCGCCTCTGA